The sequence NNNNNNNNNNNNNNNNNNNNNNNNNNNNNNNNNNNNNNNNNNNNNNNNNNNNNNNNNNNNNNNNNNNNNNNNNNNNNNNNNNNNNNNNNNNNNNNNNNNNNNNNNNNNNNNNNNNNNNNNNNNNNNNNNNNNNNNNNNNNNNNNNNNNNNNNNNNNNNNNNNNNNNNNNNNNNNNNNNNNNNNNNNNNNNNNNNNNNNNNNNNNNNNNNNNNNNNNNNNNNNNNNNNNNNNNNNNNNNNNNNNNNNNNNNNNNNNNNNNNNNNNNNNNNNNNNNNNNNNNNNNNNNNNNNNNNNNNNNNNNNNNNNNNNNNNNNNNNNNNNNNNNNNNNNNNNNNNNNNNNNNNNNNNNNNNNNNNNNNNNNNNNNNNNNNNNNNNNNNNNNNNNNNNNNNNNNNNNNNNNNNNNNNNNNNNNNNNNNNNNNNNNNNNNNNNNNNNNNNNNNNNNNNNNNNNNNNNNNNNNNNNNNNNNNNNNNNNNNNNNNNNNNNNNNNNNNNNNNNNNNNNNNNNNNNNNNNNNNNNNNNNNNNNNNNNNNNNNNNNNNNNNNNNNNNNNNNNNNNNNNNNNNNNNNNNNNNNNNNNNNNNNNNNNNNNNNNNNNNNNNNNNNNNNNNNNNNNNNNNNNNNNNNNNNNNNNNNNNNNNNNNNNNNNNNNNNNNNNNNNNNNNNNNNNNNNNNNNNNNNNNNNNNNNNNNNNNNNNNNNNNNNNNNNNNNNNNNNNNNNNNNNNNNNNNNNNNNNNNNNNNNNNNNNNNNNNNNNNNNNNNNNNNNNNNNNNNNNNNNNNNNNNNNNNNNNNNNNNNNNNNNNNNNNNNNNNNNNNNNNNNNNNNNNNNNNNNNNNNNNNNNNNNNNNNNNNNNNNNNNNNNNNNNNNNNNNNNNNNNNNNNNNNNNNNNNNNNNNNNNNNNNNNNNNNNNNNNNNNNNNNNNNNNNNNNNNNNNNNNNNNNNNNNNNNNNNNNNNNNNNNNNNNNNNNNNNNNNNNNNNNNNNNNNNNNNNNNNNNNNNNNNNNNNNNNNNNNNNNNNNNNNNNNNNNNNNNNNNNNNNNNNNNNNNNNNNNNNNNNNNNNNNNNNNNNNNNNNNNNNNNNNNNNNNNNNNNNNNNNNNNNNNNNNNNNNNNNNNNNNNNNNNNNNNNNNNNNNNNNNNNNNNNNNNNNNNNNNNNNNNNNNNNNNNNNNNNNNNNNNNNNNNNNNNNNNNNNNNNNNNNNNNNNNNNNNNNNNNNNNNNNNNNNNNNNNNNNNNNNNNNNNNNNNNNNNNNNNNNNNNNNNNNNNNNNNNNNNNNNNNNNNNNNNNNNNNNNNNNNNNNNNNNNNNNNNNNNNNNNNNNNNNNNNNNNNNNNNNNNNNNNNNNNNNNNNNNNNNNNNNNNNNNNNNNNNNNNNNNNNNNNNNNNNNNNNNNNNNNNNNNNNNNNNNNNNNNNNNNNNNNNNNNNNNNNNNNNNNNNNNNNNNNNNNNNNNNNNNNNNNNNNNNNNNNNNNNNNNNNNNNNNNNNNNNNNNNNNNNNNNNNNNNNNNNNNNNNNNNNNNNNNNNNNNNNNNNNNNNNNNNNNNNNNNNNNNNNNNNNNNNNNNNNNNNNNNNNNNNNNNNNNNNNNNNNNNNNNNNNNNNNNNNNNNNNNNNNNNNNNNNNNNNNNNNNNNNNNNNNNNNNNNNNNNNNNNNNNNNNNNNNNNNNNNNNNNNNNNNNNNNNNNNNNNNNNNNNNNNNNNNNNNNNNNNNNNNNNNNNNNNNNNNNNNNNNNNNNNNNNNNNNNNNNNNNNNNNNNNNNNNNNNNNNNNNNNNNNNNNNNNNNNNNNNNNNNNNNNNNNNNNNNNNNNNNNNNNNNNNNNNNNNNNNNNNNNNNNNNNNNNNNNNNNNNNNNNNNNNNNNNNNNNNNNNNNNNNNNNNNNNNNNNNNNNNNNNNNNNNNNNNNNNNNNNNNNNNNNNNNNNNNNNNNNNNNNNNNNNNNNNNNNNNNNNNNNNNNNNNNNNNNNNNNNNNNNNNNNNNNNNNNNNNNNNNNNNNNNNNNNNNNNNNNNNNNNNNNNNNNNNNNNNNNNNNNNNNNNNNNNNNNNNNNNNNNNNNNNNNNNNNNNNNNNNNNNNNNNNNNNNNNNNNNNNNNNNNNNNNNNNNNNNNNNNNNNNNNNNNNNNNNNNNNNNNNNNNNNNNNNNNNNNNNNNNNNNNNNNNNNNNNNNNNNNNNNNNNNNNNNNNNNNNNNNNNNNNNNNNNNNNNNNNNNNNNNNNNNNNNNNNNNNNNNNNNNNNNNNNNNNNNNNNNNNNNNNNNNNNNNNNNNNNNNNNNNNNNNNNNNNNNNNNNNNNNNNNNNNNNNNNNNNNNNNNNNNNNNNNNNNNNNNNNNNNNNNNNNNNNNNNNNNNNNNNNNNNNNNNNNNNNNNNNNNNNNNNNNNNNNNNNNNNNNNNNNNNNNNNNNNNNNNNNNNNNNNNNNNNNNNNNNNNNNNNNNNNNNNNNNNNNNNNNNNNNNNNNNNNNNNNNNNNNNNNNNNNNNNNNNNNNNNNNNNNNNNNNNNNNNNNNNNNNNNNNNNNNNNNNNNNNNNNNNNNNNNNNNNNNNNNNNNNNNNNNNNNNNNNNNNNNNNNNNNNNNNNNNNNNNNNNNNNNNNNNNNNNNNNNNNNNNNNNNNNNNNNNNNNNNNNNNNNNNNNNNNNNNNNNNNNNNNNNNNNNNNNNNNNNNNNNNNNNNNNNNNNNNNNNNNNNNNNNNNNNNNNNNNNNNNNNNNNNNNNNNNNNNNNNNNNNNNNNNNNNNNNNNNNNNNNNNNNNNNNNNNNNNNNNNNNNNNNNNNNNNNNNNNNNNNNNNNNNNNNNNNNNNNNNNNNNNNNNNNNNNNNNNNNNNNNNNNNNNNNNNNNNNNNNNNNNNNNNNNNNNNNNNNNNNNNNNNNNNNNNNNNNNNNNNNNNNNNNNNNNNNNNNNNNNNNNNNNNNNNNNNNNNNNNNNNNNNNNNNNNNNNNNNNNNNNNNNNNNNNNNNNNNNNNNNNNNNNNNNNNNNNNNNNNNNNNNNNNNNNNNNNNNNNNNNNNNNNNNNNNNNNNNNNNNNNNNNNNNNNNNNNNNNNNNNNNNNNNNNNNNNNNNNNNNNNNNNNNNNNNNNNNNNNNNNNNNNNNNNNNNNNNNNNNNNNNNNNNNNNNNNNNNNNNNNNNNNNNNNNNNNNNNNNNNNNNNNNNNNNNNNNNNNNNNNNNNNNNNNNNNNNNNNNNNNNNNNNNNNNNNNNNNNNNNNNNNNNNNNNNNNNNNNNNNNNNNNNNNNNNNNNNNNNNNNNNNNNNNNNNNNNNNNNNNNNNNNNNNNNNNNNNNNNNNNNNNNNNNNNNNNNNNNNNNNNNNNNNNNNNNNNNNNNNNNNNNNNNNNNNNNNNNNNNNNNNNNNNNNNNNNNNNNNNNNNNNNNNNNNNNNNNNNNNNNNNNNNNNNNNNNNNNNNNNNNNNNNNNNNNNNNNNNNNNNNNNNNNNNNNNNNNNNNNNNNNNNNNNNNNNNNNNNNNNNNNNNNNNNNNNNNNNNNNNNNNNNNNNNNNNNNNNNNNNNNNNNNNNNNNNNNNNNNNNNNNNNNNNNNNNNNNNNNNNNNNNNNNNNNNNNNNNNNNNNNNNNNNNNNNNNNNNNNNNNNNNNNNNNNNNNNNNNNNNNNNNNNNNNNNNNNNNNNNNNNNNNNNNNNNNNNNNNNNNNNNNNNNNNNNNNNNNNNNNNNNNNNNNNNNNNNNNNNNNNNNNNNNNNNNNNNNNNNNNNNNNNNNNNNNNNNNNNNNNNNNNNNNNNNNNNNNNNNNNNNNNNNNNNNNNNNNNNNNNNNNNNNNNNNNNNNNNNNNNNNNNNNNNNNNNNNNNNNNNNNNNNNNNNNNNNNNNNNNNNNNNNNNNNNNNNNNNNNNNNNNNNNNNNNNNNNNNNNNNNNNNNNNNNNNNNNNNNNNNNNNNNNNNNNNNNNNNNNNNNNNNNNNNNNNNNNNNNNNNNNNNNNNNNNNNNNNNNNNNNNNNNNNNNNNNNNNgattggatgaagatagcaggaaagcagaggttcagaggaacgaaaagtatctccattcgcttatctgaaattcctaccaatgatttacataagtacctctatccctatcttattatagaatattcgaaaacaccattatcactttatatctgcctgactgagatttacaaggtgaccatagcttgcttcataccgacaatctccgtgggattcgacccttactcacgtaaggtattacttggacgacccagtgcacttgctggttagttgtatcgaagttgtgacaattatgtattgagatcagagcaccaagttgctcacgttgccggggattgtttgagcctggacatcacaatttcgtgcaccatgggtATGTTTGGAAGGTTCGGTTTTTACTTTACTCGATTTCAACCACCGTTGTCATTGGATGATGGGTAACCTATTTAGATACTTTTACGGAAAATTTTTATTTGAGACGTTGATGTATAGTTGGTTCACTAAGTCTTTAGTGGTGTACTGTGATGTAGCTATTTATTCATGATGATGATTCCCGATTTGATATGTATGTTTTGGTTTTGTAGACCTTTACGAAGATCGGAGAATGTAGGTTCCAATATATTTCCAAGGTGAATTTTGGGCTGGTATGAGAAGTACCCAACGGAGTGAGAGTATGCACACCTTTTTCGGTGGTTACCTGCATTGTAAAAGTGGACTGGTTCAGTTCGTGCATGAGTATGATAATGTGCTTGGAAACAAAGAGCAAAAAGAACTGGAGGATGATGCTGCAGACTCTAAAGGAGTTGTTCCATGTTCATCGAGCTCTACAATTCAAAGACAATTTCAGCGTGAGTACACAACCTCTAAGTTTAGAGAAGTCCAACATGAATTCAGTAAAAGAGGGGATTGTTTAGTCCGTGGGGTCACTCAAGAGGGTGATTTGTTTTGGGTGACCGTCAACGAGCAATACCTATTGTATGGGGAGCCCAGATCTTGGAAGTACAGTGTTGAGTTTGACCCCAAGACACACAAGATTCGGTGCGAATGCAACATGTTTGGCTTAAGAGGTATTATTTGTTGCCATTGTCTTGCTGTGTTGTTTTATTATGGAGTAGACACAGTACCATCTTGCTATGTTATCCATCGATGGAGCAAGAATGTACAGCGAAAACACACCTTCATCAAGAGCAGCCATGATGAGAAGCGATCGGACGAAAGCCACAACTTATTTAGACGACTGTGTTCACACTTCTACAATGTAGCACAAGATTTTGTGACATGTGAAGAAGAAGCGGCCATGTTACATTCGGGTCTTGATCAGTTAAGGTCAAAGTTGCTTGACTGTCGTGCGAACTTGCTGTCCAGGCGTGTTCCAAGTTCACAAAATAGCACGGTCACACAGGGCGACCCCCATCTTGGTGAATCTGACATCCAAGGTCCTTCAAAGGTTTCAACGAAGGGTCGGCCAAGAATGAAGAGGCTTGGATCTGAACTCGACGCCTCAATTAAGAACTCTAtgcgaagaaagaagaagaatccaCCGCTGGTAAGCGTTTCCTTTTTCCATTGTTTCAAACCACTTGATAACCTGACTAAATGGATACAGTTGTTAGTGTTATTCACTCTTTGTCTATGCATGTTTGTTATCTTTAGGATGTTCATCAAGCATTGAATCAAGATGTAGCGGGTTGTTCTGCTAGGAGAGCCAATGAATCACAGGAACATGGCGGGTTCCTGTCGTTGTTAAACTCATTTCGGCATACTTAAAAGATTTTTTATTATAGATTTGTATAGAGATATTCCTTTATTAAGAGTAACCTTTTTACTCTAATCATTGCCAATTTATTCAGGTtgttaaataaataaacattGTTAACAACGATATATCATTATTTATTGAGTTTATGTTCATTGATTAATATTGTTAACTCTTGATAAGTTTGTTAACTTTAAAATTTGCTAAGCATTGAAGGTTATGTGAAATTGATTAACAAACACGTAAGACACATCTCACGGAAGACACATCCATATGGATATACCTAATCTAAAGTCATAATCGCAGAAGACACATCTAGCAGAATACACTAAAGACACATTCGTAAAAGACACATCTCGTAAAAGACACATATCGTAGAAGACACATCCCGATGGAGACATTTCCTAGAAAGTCACAAATAGAAGACACTTCCTGGAACAAGACACATCCCTATGAAGACACCTCGTAAAAAGTCACTGCTAGAGGACACTTCTTGAAAAAGACACATCCATATCTAGCCACTAGCAACATGTCACAGTAGAAAACACCTCTCCCAGAAAAGACACATCTGAATTTAAACAACATCCGAACCAAAACATTGGTAAAAAACACATGTATTGGGTGACAGACCTATGGAAAGCCACCTGTAAGAATCCACAGCTAAAACAGACACATAAATTAGAATTTACACCTCCACCAGAATAGAGTTCTGTTTTCAGTCACCTGCGTGCAAAATATGAGTAACAATGCATGACTAAGATAAGTAGAGACATCCAGAGACATGTAGGAACCTNNNNNNNNNNNNNNNNNNNNNNNNNNNNNNNNNNNNNNNNNNNNNNNNNNNNNNNNNNNNNNNNNNNNNNNNNNNNNNNNNNNNNNNNNNNNNNNNNNNNNNNNNNNNNNNNNNNNNNNNNNNNNNNNNNNNNNNNNNNNNNNNNNNNNNNNNNNNNNNNNNNNNNNNNNNNNNNNNNNNNNNNNNNNNNNNNNNNNNNNNNNNNNNNNNNNNNNNNNNNNNNNNNNNNNNNNNNNNNNNNNNNNNNNNNNNNNNNNNNNNNNNNNNNNNNNNNNNNNNNNNNNNNNNNNNNNNNNNNNNNNNNNNNNNNNNNNNNNNNNNNNNNNNNNNNNNNNNNNNNNNNNNNNNNNNNNNNNNNNNNNNNNNNNNNNNNNNNNNNNNNNNNNNNNNNNNNNNNNNNNNNNNNNNNNNNNNNNNNNNNNNNNNNNNNNNNNNNNNNNNNNNNNNNNNNNNNNNNNNNNNNNNNNNNNNNNNNNNNNNNNNNNNNNNNNNNNNNNNNNNNNNNNNNNNNNNNNNNNNNNNNNNNNNNNNNNNNNNNNNNNNNNNNNNNNNNNNNNNNNNNNNNNNNNNNNNNNNNNNNNNNNNNNNNNNNNNNNNNNNNNNNNNNNNNNNNNN is a genomic window of Arachis ipaensis cultivar K30076 chromosome B06, Araip1.1, whole genome shotgun sequence containing:
- the LOC110263722 gene encoding protein FAR1-RELATED SEQUENCE 5-like; its protein translation is MHTFFGGYLHCKSGLVQFVHEYDNVLGNKEQKELEDDAADSKGVVPCSSSSTIQRQFQREYTTSKFREVQHEFSKRGDCLVRGVTQEGDLFWVTVNEQYLLYGEPRSWKYSVEFDPKTHKIRCECNMFGLRGIICCHCLAVLFYYGVDTVPSCYVIHRWSKNVQRKHTFIKSSHDEKRSDESHNLFRRLCSHFYNVAQDFVTCEEEAAMLHSGLDQLRSKLLDCRANLLSRRVPSSQNSTVTQGDPHLGESDIQGPSKVSTKGRPRMKRLGSELDASIKNSMRRKKKNPPLDVHQALNQDVAGCSARRANESQEHGGFLSLLNSFRHT